A genomic segment from Streptomyces sp. NBC_01233 encodes:
- a CDS encoding acyl-CoA carboxylase subunit beta, which yields MTIIDVSTPPGTDRAAELAGIKAQALAGPGERATEQQHAKGKLTARERIGLLLDEGSFHEIEALRRHRASGFGLEQKRPYTDGVVTGWGTVGGRTVFVYAHDFRIFGGALGEAHAEKIHKVMDLAEAAGAPLVSLNDGAGARIQEGVSALAGYGGIFQRNTRSSGVIPQISVMMGPCAGGAAYSPALTDFVFMVRGTSQMFITGPDVVRAVTGEEITQNGLGGADVHAAVSGVAAFAYDDEQSCLEDVRHLLSLLPANNRETPPRESGEDPADRRTEALAAIVPAHPQQAYDIRRVIEEVVDDGDHFEVQPGWAANVVCTLARMDGHVTAFVANQPAHLAGVLDIHASEKAARFVQFCDAFNIPLVTLVDVPGFLPGVGQEHGGIIRHGAKLLYAYCNATVPRISLVLRKAYGGAYIVMDSRSIGADLALAWPTNEIAVMGAEGAANVIFRREIAAAADPDATRAQKIKEYTTELMHPYYAAERGLVDDVIDPAETRSALTSALAMLRPKYADLPSRKHGNPPV from the coding sequence ACCATCATCGACGTGTCCACCCCGCCGGGTACCGACCGTGCCGCGGAACTGGCCGGAATCAAGGCCCAGGCCCTGGCCGGTCCCGGCGAGCGGGCCACCGAACAGCAGCACGCCAAGGGCAAGCTCACCGCCCGTGAGCGCATCGGACTGCTGCTGGACGAGGGCTCGTTCCACGAGATCGAGGCTCTGCGCCGGCACCGGGCGAGCGGTTTCGGGCTGGAGCAGAAACGGCCCTACACCGACGGCGTGGTCACCGGCTGGGGCACGGTGGGCGGCCGCACCGTCTTCGTGTACGCGCACGACTTCCGCATCTTCGGAGGGGCGCTCGGCGAGGCCCACGCGGAGAAGATCCACAAGGTGATGGACCTGGCCGAGGCGGCCGGAGCCCCGCTGGTCTCGCTCAACGACGGTGCCGGCGCCCGCATCCAGGAGGGCGTGTCCGCCCTGGCCGGCTACGGCGGCATCTTCCAGCGCAACACCCGCTCCTCCGGCGTCATCCCGCAGATCAGCGTGATGATGGGTCCGTGCGCGGGCGGGGCGGCGTACTCCCCCGCGCTCACCGATTTCGTCTTCATGGTCCGCGGCACCTCACAGATGTTCATCACCGGCCCGGACGTGGTCCGTGCCGTCACCGGTGAGGAGATCACGCAGAACGGTCTCGGCGGCGCCGACGTGCACGCCGCGGTCTCCGGGGTGGCCGCCTTCGCCTACGACGACGAGCAGAGCTGCCTGGAGGACGTACGGCACCTGCTGTCGCTGCTGCCCGCCAACAACCGCGAGACACCGCCGCGTGAGTCGGGCGAGGACCCCGCGGACCGGCGTACCGAGGCGCTCGCCGCGATCGTGCCCGCCCATCCGCAGCAGGCGTACGACATCCGCCGGGTCATCGAGGAGGTCGTCGACGACGGCGACCACTTCGAGGTCCAGCCCGGCTGGGCGGCCAACGTGGTGTGCACGCTCGCCCGGATGGACGGGCACGTCACCGCCTTCGTCGCCAACCAGCCCGCCCACCTCGCCGGGGTGCTCGACATCCACGCCAGCGAGAAGGCGGCCCGCTTCGTGCAGTTCTGCGACGCCTTCAACATCCCGCTGGTCACCCTGGTCGACGTCCCCGGCTTCCTGCCCGGTGTCGGCCAGGAGCACGGCGGCATCATCCGGCACGGCGCCAAGCTGCTGTACGCATACTGCAACGCCACCGTCCCGCGGATCTCCCTGGTCCTGCGCAAGGCGTACGGCGGCGCCTACATCGTCATGGACTCCCGCTCCATCGGCGCGGACCTCGCACTGGCCTGGCCCACCAACGAGATCGCCGTCATGGGCGCCGAGGGCGCGGCGAACGTCATCTTCCGCCGGGAGATCGCCGCCGCCGCCGACCCCGACGCGACGCGCGCGCAGAAGATCAAGGAGTACACGACCGAGCTCATGCACCCCTACTATGCGGCCGAACGCGGCCTGGTCGACGACGTCATCGACCCGGCCGAAACCCGCTCGGCGCTCACCTCGGCACTGGCCATGCTCCGTCCCAAGTACGCCGAC